Proteins encoded together in one Drosophila albomicans strain 15112-1751.03 chromosome 2R, ASM965048v2, whole genome shotgun sequence window:
- the LOC127566142 gene encoding uncharacterized protein LOC127566142 codes for MWSNFEASTVEDETISNAFSSRSIFKISSEDEVIKEPTIQASVQSGKMVISIDRSLLLLEDELVAKCSFLSFSAHIDAIAISSSGNLIVCGLSDGEVHGVYIKGLLLFSVCIRIEDVSISDGTFTSIQQLGQHFYFSCKNGSVYCLSKINESTLESVSNITLGDSEQMTALLDDVTIQRSSTGKAMSNVDTALLLKQPQPTAPHSYAENNQETDQRQDYDLIVTGAQGAINFKTTSKDTTRNNIPNQYGGIKDIYNVDHYIIALTQSGHLLEICPFTRTVNVCQSSQSRALLIDDLQVMECSEENVELLILTKPTTDGERFIRIVEYPSLRCKNEVEVPQHAWLVRQPKSAVNLYYLATKELKSNAIPSEVEMMMVSETDPSDRFKKLIAKGRLEEAEDFGKQFELCLQPIFEARAKRILLELCNTSANIVQGNELDARFEMLLKLLAQIESKAFIKNNRMMNLSSRHILERYLKEVKKRLDFEEDEDHLLEIDEQLHRLKTMAIIDPYECNSEWQKFVYNTNLVKVIKGMFNSDMATACLIWRRHSSNILPHLNEDELRTLLGFIPSDTEPLNVVQWLRQFVPAVSNTHPTIMPFITDWSIERTRKLQYSDHWPEIGLEFSTKILEIFEEIQFIYSDVRRQQERNIGKLRDLDNALQDLSVLKKRYKLNFTLDSYMQDSIDATALRILQRVHLDNLQSLVRDFLYPIYQEKGRQPLDVIKQYIAQLVANRQSLSNWLERAIACIELLHNEDSRLECALSILQNAPVPWPETLAPLIKLRNSTHPLSMKINAEYEIQVIKIMKVKYGWPADNASDINLELFMMRIVKLNLPDMLKDIRILTKAAPEISTSANFNCCYQMSRRGQIDMAYDFFKSLNDKTNAKQGNEVVDILANLLEMSSCTGEAKVQEHLNLLEFFKLLLPSVEPVYKRRYLLIKHRLQLRQKFNIQLNCSTELISLQKRLALLDEGIEMIVTRAQASMNVCALIVNEISELCTALDIEKVHGLLRISQCIGCLPLTCALAYYVIESISCVPTNKTDFINFGIELLVQQMNDGKSQNHDTHSSLQLLSENDPLCFPLVYELLTEALLHERSNQCDLTELIKYVRVAVIHYPLDAVEAHYAGKEQAVNEQICRALDGVPIALGETTLNFSTAVNNSIDIKPSIEPSSKKRYSVSMFDEVDVRPQEKPQLKKRLSGSLPIVKFLARTLLLMILETEPKNSLLLQMQMSLPNNVKHDIDGARSDFFLSLEHLTKAKEHDVWYIMSQYLLEYQKHNRSKKIINEGFITIQLRRILRNAMNNKDANLIELFTMLVADTESRALLEKLSSELKTDQQMITFLTLSAMYNEHIDEMDIVQNLRATRNKLYYYLEFCQQDPSIRGKFNPEMDNIEHLLNEFHNKRLNVHLLERMSASFKLDFQRMLITQILSILRAQELRYEIKRDSFGDEELVVLNSVREMREMCQPYINQIQNVKLFTSKLNELIEEINIYFYEMYLCVIEILMFFDAAPKQMEIWINILHFLRHKMVTRRCCRAGQQETDIWMQTQKDNGVLPKIARYRLPFKPLVEHPLRDILCRELNVDNCQSWFPLILMYNALKDSSTPQSCDYYITAAITNSIAEYKSKNDSESWSLHPTNNAFLKSILRLVKHVQSPSNVIFVLYYVASYARDGADQVEAFYEGWKYVKANQEVLDKDPKCQEQLAKIKRMYPIHKTQHLLHVYGLSEEKLMRLVENPTELIHSLYHHELILKSSKVDINALVKEICALHDLSLDAIQFKLLQKWLSVTMEPADGTIMEETFLEDQNWPENGNCNGDETGTASENVVRAFYILSSWPKSEAVQFLVGLIFKGGSMNTSQQLQMYECYSKLNDGSTSFSNTLSQRQFITIKCVHELKALGYNSNIEKFADENCDKISIIKMVWQRNAQNPLSLEVMANICLGFDIHLPKIWNGIIKRMVMFNMVRELNALVDVLSCRPELLHLDGLAQAWNCVLCHPLKNALPTRSCAQEERLQKTLIRLQGCPVVHALNLLQFAELCVLVRRPHMAAIVLIFCQNDEQRAKIVKLIRSRHVDNLRQDILDLEDAGLLPMVLNFALKELQL; via the exons atgtggAGCAACTTTGAGGCTTCAACGGTGGAGGATGAGACAATCTCCAATGCCTTCTCATCGCGCAGCATATTCAAAATTAGCAGCGAGGATGAG gTTATTAAGGAACCCACAATTCAGGCATCGGTTCAAAGTGGTAAAATGGTCATATCCATTGACAGAAGTCTGCTCCTACTTGAGGACGAGTTGGTAGCCAAGTGCAGCTTCCTCAGCTTTAGCGCTCACATCGATGCGATCGCCATTTCTAGCAGTGGCAATTTGATTGTTTGTGGTCTCTCCGATGGCGAAGTGCATGGTGTCTATATCAAGGGATTGCTGCTGTTCAGTGTCTGTATACGCATTGAAGATGTCAGCATCTCAGACGGCACGTTTACTAGTATTCAGCAGTTGGGTCAACACTTTTACTTCAGCTGCAAAAATGGCAGCGTTTACTG TCTGAGCAAGATCAACGAGTCCACTTTGGAGTCGGTGTCCAACATAACACTGGGTGATAGTGAGCAAATGACTGCTCTGTTGGACGATGTCACCATTCAACGCTCGTCCACCGGAAAAGCGATGTCCAATGTGGACACGGCTTTGCTACtgaagcagccacagccaactGCTCCCCACAGTTATGCCGAAAACAACCAGGAGACGGATCAGCGACAGGATTATGATCTTATTGTAACAGGAGCACAAGGTGCcatcaattttaaaactacTTCTAAGGATACAACTCGCAACAACATTCCAAATCAGTATGGCGGCATTAAGGACATCTACAATGTGGATCACTACAT CATTGCACTAACCCAGTCAGGTCACTTGCTGGAGATTTGTCCATTTACACGGACAGTCAACGTTTGTCAGTCCTCTCAAAGCCGTGCTTTGCTCATCGATGATCTGCAGGTCATGGAGTGCAGTGAGGAGAATGTGGAGCTCTTAATACTGACAAAGCCCACTACAGATGGAGAACGTTTCATTCGAATTGTGGAATATCCCT CACTAAGATGCAAGAACGAGGTGGAAGTGCCACAGCATGCTTGGCTTGTGCGGCAACCTAAGAGTGCTGTTAATCTTTATTATTTGGCCACGAAAGAGCTAAAAAGTAATGCCATTCCTTCAGAAGTGGAAATGATGATGGTCTCTGAGACTGATCCTAGTGACCGCTTTAAGAAACTTATTGCCAAAGGACGCCTGGAAGAGGCAGAG gACTTTGGCAAGCAATTTGAATTGTGTCTGCAACCGATCTTCGAAGCGAGAGCTAAACGAATTCTGCTAGAACTTTGCAATACTAGTGCAAACATTGTGCAAGGCAATGAATTGGATGCCAGGTTTGAAATGTTACTAAAGCTGTTGGCACAAATCGAGAGCAAAGCATTCATTAAGAACAATCGCATGATGAACTTGAGTTCGCGTCACATTTTGGAACGCTATTTAAAAGAAGTCAAAAAGAGATTGGACTTTGAG GAAGATGAAGATCATTTGCTTGAAATAGACGAGCAGCTGCATCGTCTCAAAACAATGGCCATCATAGATCCCTACGAATGCAATAGCGagtggcaaaaatttgtttacaacaCGAATCTGGTGAAAGTGATCAAGGGCATGTTCAACAGCGATATGGCTACCGCTTGCCTCATTTGGCGCCGGCACTCAAGCAACATTTTGCCGCATCTCAATGAGGATGAATTGCGTACACTGCTCGGCTTTATACCCAGCGACACGGAGCCCCTAAATGTAGTGCAGTGGTTGCGCCAATTTGTACCCGCAGTGAGCAATACTCATCCAACAATTATGCCATTTATCACCGACTGGAGCATCGAGCGGACGCGTAAGTTGCAATACAGCGATCATTGGCCGGAAATCGGACTGGAATtctctacaaaaatattagaaattttCGAAGagattcaatttatttactc tGATGTGCGACGGCAACAGGAGCGCAACATTGGCAAACTTCGTGATCTGGATAATGCTCTGCAGGATTTATCAGTATTAAAAAAGCGTTATAAACTCAATTTCACGCTGGACAGTTATATGCAGGACTCTATCGATGCCACAGCGCTGCGCATCTTGCAGCGTGTGCATTTGGACAATTTGCAGAGTCTGGTGCGGGATTTTCTCTATCCGATCTATCAGGAGAAGGGTCGCCAGCCACTGGATGTGATCAAACAGTATATTGCTCAATTAGTGGCCAATCGGCAATCTCTTAGCAATTGGTTAGAGCGTGCTATAGCCTGCATTGAGTTGCTCCACAATGAGGATAGTCGTTTGGAGTGTGCCCTCTCCATATTGCAAAATGCGCCAGTTCCGTGGCCAGAAACATTGGCGCCGCTTATTAAATTGCGTAACTCGACGCATCCACTGAGTATGAAGATCAATGCCGAATATGAGATACAAGTGATTAAGATCATGAAGGTCAAGTATGGCTGGCCAGCGGATAATGCCTCCGACATCAATCTGGAGCTGTTTATGATGCGCATTGTTAAGCTTAATTTACCGGATATGCTAAAGGATATACGCATACTAACCAAAGCGGCGCCAGAGATATCCACCAGCGCCAACTTCAATTGCTGCTATCAAATGTCGCGTCGTGGACAAATCGACATGGCCTACGATTTCTTCAAGTCGCTGAATGATAAAACTAATGCCAAGCAAGGCAACGAAGTTGTGGATATCTTGGCAAACTTACTTGAAATGAGCTCCTGCACAGGCGAAGCAAAAGTACAGGAGCATCTCAATCTGCTGGAGTTTTTCAAATTGCTGCTGCCTAGTGTGGAACCTGTGTATAAACGTCGCTATTTACTAATCAAGCATCGTCTACAACTGCGTCAGAAATTCAATATACAGTTGAATTGCAGCACTGAATTGATATCGCTGCAGAAGCGTTTGGCGCTGTTGGATGAGGGCATTGAGATGATCGTTACACGAGCTCAGGCCTCGATGAATGTGTGCGCCTTGATTGTCAACGAAATAAGCGAGCTATGCACGGCACTTGATATTGAAAAAGTGCACGGACTTTTGCGGATAAGTCAATGTATTGGCTGCTTACCCTTGACCTGTGCATTAGCTTATTATGTCATCGAATCCATATCCTGTGTGCCGACAAATAAAACGGACTTTATCAACTTTGGCATTGAGTTGCTAGTGCAGCAAATGAACGACGGCAAGAGTCAGAATCATG aTACGCATTCAtcgctgcagttgttgtcgGAGAACGATCCATTGTGCTTTCCACTGGTCTACGAGCTGCTGACCGAAGCATTGCTGCATGAGCGCAGCAATCAATGCGATCTCACGGAGCTCATTAAATATGTACGCGTCGCTGTTATACACTATCCGCTCGATGCAGTCGAAGCTCATTATGCCGGCAAGGAGCAAGCCGTCAATGAGCAAATATGTCGAGCATTGGATGGTGTACCAATTGCTCTTGGCGAAACCACGCTCAACTTTTCCACTGCGGTGAATAATTCCATCGATATAAAACCTAGTATAGAGCCATCCTCCAAGAAACGCTACTCGGTCTCCATGTTCGACGAAGTTGATGTGCGGCCACAGGAAAAACcacaattaaaa AAACGCCTTAGCGGCAGTCTGCCTATTGTTAAGTTCCTGGCACGCACTCTGCTGCTCATGATTCTGGAGACGGAGCCAAAGAattcgctgttgctgcaaatgcaaatgtcgCTGCCGAATAATGTGAAGCATGACATCGATGGAGCTCGCTCTGATTTCTTTTTGTCATTGGAGCACCTAACCAAGGCCAAGGAGCATGATGTGTGGTACATTATGTCGCAGTATTTGCTAGAATATCAGAAGCACAATCGCAGCAAAAAGATCATCAACGAGGGATTCATTACGATTCAGTTGCGTCGCATTCTACGCAATGCCATGAACAACAAAGATGCCAACCTAATtg AGCTTTTTACCATGCTGGTGGCGGATACTGAATCGCGTGCATTGCTTGAAAAGCTGTCCTCGGAACTGAAAACTGATCAGCAAATGATTACATTTCTTACACTTTCCGCTATGTACAATGAACACATTGATGAAATGGATATTGTGCAAAATTTGCGCGCCAC GCGTAATAAGTTGTACTATTACTTGGAATTCTGTCAACAAGATCCCAGCATTCGCGGCAAATTCAATCCAGAGATGGACAACATTGAGCATTTGCTGAATGAATTCCATAATAAGCGACTTAATGTTCATTTGCTAGAACGGATGAGCGCCAGCTTCAAATTGGACTTTCAGCGCATGCTCATTACACAAATCCTCAGCATACTGCGTGCTCAAGAGCTGCGCTATGAGATCAAACGCGACTCGTTCGGCGATGAGGAGTTGGTTGTGCTGAACAGTGTGCGTGAAATGCGCGAAATGTGTCAGCCATATATCAATCAGATCCAGAACGTTAAGCTCTTCACCTCGAAACTAAACGAACTAATTGAAGAGAtcaatatatacttttatgaGATGTATTTGTGTGTCATTGAGATACTCATGTTCTTTGATGCAGCGCCCAAACAGATGGAAATCTGGATTAATATATTGCACTTTTTGCGTCATAAAATGGTCACACGACGCTGCTGTCGCGCAGGACAACAGGAGACAGACATATGGATGCAGACGCAGAAGGACAATGGTGTCTTGCCCAAGATCGCACGCTATCGATTGCCCTTTAAGCCACTCGTGGAGCATCCACTGCGCGACATTTTATGCAGAGAACTGAATGTGGATAATTGCCAGAGTTGGTTCCCCTTAATACTCATGTACAATGCTCTCAAGGATTCTAGCACACCACAGAGCTGTGACTACTACATCACGGCGGCAATTACCAATTCTATAGCCGAGTACAAGTCAAAGAACGATTCAGAAAGCTGGAGCCTGCATCCCACAAATAATGCATTCCTTAAATCG ATTCTACGATTGGTGAAGCATGTCCAAAGTCCCAGCAATGTTATCTTCGTTTTGTATTATGTAGCGAGTTATGCTCGCGATGGAGCTGATCAGGTGGAAGCCTTCTACGAAGGTTGGAAATATGTGAAAGCCAATCAAGAAGTGCTTGATAAAGATCCCAAATGTCAAGAGCAATTGGCTAAGATTAAGCGCATGTATCCAATACATAAGACGCAACATTTGTTGCACGTTTACGGACTGAGTGAAGAGAAACTAATGCGATTGGTTGAGAATCCCACAGAACTTATTCACAGTCTCTATCATCACGAGCTAATACTCAAGTCCAGCAAGGTGGACATCAATGCACTGGTTAAAGAGATTTGTGCGCTGCATGATCTTAGTCTGGATGCTATACAATTTAAGCTGCTACAGAAGTGGCTCTCGGTCACAATGGAGCCAGCCGATGGGACCATTATGGAGGAAACTTTTCTTGAGGATCAGAATTGGCCGGAGAACGGCAATTGCAATGGCGATGAGACTGGTACTGCTAGCGAGAATGTTGTACGTGCATTTTACATACTCAGCAGCTGGCCGAAGTCGGAAGCTGTGCAGTTCCTAGTGGGTCTAATCTTCAAGGGAGG ATCCATGAACACCTCGCAACAGCTGCAGATGTACGAATGTTATTCCAAGCTCAACGACGGCAGCACTTCGTTTAGCAATACGCTCAGCCAGCGTCAGTTCATCACCATCAAATGTGTCCACGAATTGAAAGCTCTTGGCTACAACTCGAACATTGAGAAGTTTGCGGATGAGAATTGCGACAAGAtcagtattattaaaatggtCTGGCAGCGCAATGCACAGAATCCGCTGTCACTGGAAGTCATGGCCAACATTTGCCTAGGATTCGACATACATTTGCCCAAAATTTGGAATGGCATCATTAAGCGCATGGTCATGTTTAATATGGTGCGTGAGCTCAACGCATTGGTCGATGTGCTAAGCTGTCGTCCAGAGCTGCTGCATCTCGATGGTCTGGCACAAGCCTGGAACTGTGTGCTATGCCATCCGCTGAAGAACGCGCTGCCGACAAGATCGTGTGCACAGGAGGAACGCCTGCAGAAGACGTTGATTCGCCTGCAGGGTTGTCCGGTAGTGCATGCCCTAAACCTGCTGCAATTTGCCGAGCTCTGTGTGCTCGTGCGTCGCCCACACATGGCCGCCATAGTGCTGATCTTTTGCCAAAACGATGAGCAACGCGCAAAGATTGTCAAG CTTATCAGATCACGTCATGTGGATAATCTGCGTCAGGATATTCTTGATCTGGAGGATGCCGGCCTGCTGCCAATGGTGCTTAACTTTGCGCTCAAGGAATTGCAACTCTAG
- the LOC127566145 gene encoding tricarboxylate transport protein B, mitochondrial-like — MAPSEQKKQEPRQGFTGNHTGEHLVAKGAIAGGIAGGLEALLKYPTYFIKHRLQDDPEHKKYAGTLDCVKKTIRRHGVLGLYRGVGIMLVSGIATVASRFGAYEFFCDELHDENGQISMLNVFISGLLAGVTEAVVAVTPLRTIRLKLINDMHLPRPRYHGMLHGVTHILRREGIRGIYRGVSITVLRQGTNQAIRFFLMITQKEMYMGDDENSLVPMPLLAIFGVISGAANVLGHIPMKWIQKRIQAAKSQKYKKVLDNAATELQVFGPGKFFMTSTIQMLRVGIDVAVTFMVYQCLMENVFDHLWN, encoded by the exons ATGGCGCCCtcagaacaaaaaaaacaagagccCAGGCAAGGCTTCACAGGAAATCATACAGGAGAACACTTAGTTGCAAAGGGGGCAATTGCTGGAGGTATCGCTGGCGGTTTAGAAGCACTTCTAAAGTATCCGACCTATTTTATAAAGCACCGACTGCAAGACGATCCCGAACATAAGAAATATGCTGGGACCCTCGATTGTGTAAAGAAAACTATCCGACGACATGGAGTCCTTGGGCTTTATCGTGGTGTCGGTATCATGCTGGTGTCCGGCATTGCAACAGTCGCTTCAAG ATTTGGGGCCTATGAATTCTTTTGCGATGAACTCCATGATGAGAATGGCCAAATTTCCATGTTGAATGTATTTATATCTGGTTTATTGGCGGGCGTCACAGAGGCTGTGGTAGCCGTAACTCCTTTGAGAACCATTCGATTGAAGCTTATTAACGATATGCATCTACCTCGTCCACGTTATCATGGTATGCTTCATGGCGTGACTCACATCTTAAGACGGGAAG GTATTCGTGGCATTTATAGGGGAGTGTCGATCACAGTATTGAGACAGGGCACCAACCAGGCTATTCGCTTCTTTCTGATGATCACTCAAAAAGAAATGTACATGGGCGACGATGAAAACTCGCTGGTACCCATGCCATTGCTGGCCATCTTTGGTGTCATATCTGGCGCTGCTAATGTACTGGGTCACATCCCAATGAAATGGATTCAGAAACGAATTCAGGCTGCCAAGTCGCAAAAGTATAAGAAGGTATTGGATAATGCTGCCACGGAATTACAAGTCTTTGGACCTGGAAAATTTTTCATGACTTCGACTATCCAGATGCTGCGTGTGGGAATCGACGTGGCTGTCACCTTCATGGTTTACCAGTGTCTGATGGAAAACGTGTTTGACCATCTGTGGAACTAA